From Styela clava chromosome 6, kaStyClav1.hap1.2, whole genome shotgun sequence, one genomic window encodes:
- the LOC120331110 gene encoding cytochrome b5-like — translation MAESQQKETSKKVFRIDEVKQHNSVKSSWLVIHNKVYDVTKFLEDHPGGEEVLLEQAGKNATEAFEDVGHSSDARSLSEEYLIGELHPDDRFAEETPQFVTTHESKDEPTAWSNWVIPALVAFAVAIVYRYYISGSN, via the coding sequence ATGGCAGAATCACAACAGAAAGAAACATCCAAAAAAGTATTTCGCATAGACGAGGTAAAGCAACACAACAGTGTCAAATCATCTTGGTTGGTTATTCATAACAAGGTTTACGATGTCACTAAATTTTTGGAAGATCATCCCGGAGGTGAAGAAGTTTTGTTAGAACAAGCAGGAAAAAATGCAACTGAAGCTTTTGAAGATGTTGGACATTCTTCTGATGCAAGGTCATTATCGGAAGAATATTTGATTGGAGAACTTCATCCTGATGACAGATTTGCTGAGGAAACTCCACAATTTGTCACAACGCATGAGAGCAAAGATGAACCTACTGCCTGGAGTAATTGGGTCATTCCTGCTCTTGTTGCATTTGCAGTTGCGATTGTTTATCGATATTATATTTCTGGTTCAAATTAA